The segment TGccctctcccttttcttctgtCTCCTGCAGGTGCCAGCTGTGAGGACAAGTCAGCTGCCAGAGGGctggcccaggaggctgaggagggcctCTTCAGATACATGTTCCGGCCATCCCAGCATACACGCAGCCGCCAGGTGACTTCAGCCCAGCTGTGGTTCCACACCGGGCTGGACAGGCAGGGCACAGCAGCCTCCAATAGCTCTGAGCCCCTGCTAGGCCTGCTGGCACTATCACCGGGAGGACCTGTGGCTGTGCCCATGTCTTTGGGCCATGCTCCCCCTCGCTGGGCCGTGCTGCACCTGGCCACCTCTGCTCTCTCTCTGCTGACCCACCCCGTCCTGGTGCTGCTGCTGCACTGTCCCCTCTGTACCTGCTCAGCCCGGCCTGAGGCCACGCCCTTCCTGGTGGCCCACACTCGGACCAGACCAcccagtggaggggagagagccCGACGCTCAACTCCCCTGATGTCCTGGCCTTGGTCTCCCTCTGCTCTGCGCCTGCTGCAGAGGCCTCCGGAGGAACCGGCTGCCCATGCCAACTGCCACAGAGTAGCACTGAACATCTCCTTCCAGGAGCTGGGCTGGGAACGGTGGATCGTGTACCCTCCCAGTTTCATCTTCCACTACTGTCATGGTGGTTGTGGGCTGCACATCCCACCAAACCTGTCCCTTCCAGTCCCTGGGGCTCCCCCTACCCCAGCCCAGCCCTACTCCTTGCTGCCAGGGGCCCAGCCCTGCTGTGCTGCTCTCCCAGGGACCATGAGGCCCCTACATGTCCGCACCACCTCGGATGGAGGTTACTCTTTCAAGTATGAGACAGTGCCCAACCTTCTCACGCAGCACTGTGCTTGTATCTAAGCGGGGGGGTCTTCCTTCTTAATCCCATGGCTGGTGGCCACGCCCCCACCATCATCAGCTGGGAGGAAAGGCAGAGTTGGGAAATAGATGGCTCCCACTCCTCCCTCCTTTCACTTCTCTGCCTATGGGctaccctccccaccccacttctatctcaataaagaacACAGTGCATATGACTTGACATACGTTCTCCAGCTTCTCTGATATGGAGTTGGGCCCCCAGGAGCATGGGACTGTCAGATCTCAGGTCACTCAGCCACACTTGACCTCAGAGACATGAAGTTCAAGAGCTATAACTGGATGTGTATTGGTTGGGAATCTACAACGCTTGGGGGTGACAATAGTGCTCCAAGCTCCTTGGAGAGCCACCTTGGAGACAGAGCTGGACGCATGCAAGCTGAACCAGACATGTCAATCAGGTTGCCTGCCCTGCACACCTAAGGGAGACTGCTGCACTCACATGCCCACATCCAAGGCAGCCATAAGTCCCCTCCCCTGCCATTCTCTGCCACAGCTGATGGGCACTTAGCCCGAGGTCAGGTGATTTGTAGCCTGGCCAGAGACTGTGGCCTTTGGAGCCCCACTGAGATAATTGTCCAGAGTTGGCCAGACCTTGGAGTCACTTGGGAAGCTTGGGTGGGATGTAAGGGAGAGATACATGTGTTGGCAGCATCAGAAAGAAATTAACAAGGGCAAAGAGGTGGTGTTGTGTTAAggtcaggcagatcacctgaccaAAGACCTGAGGACTTCGTTTTGCCAAAGGCCCTTCTTTGAATCCGTCACTGACTCTTGCTGTAGACTCCGTGAGGCCTCCTGCAGTAGGATTCTAGTTCATGAACTCTTTGGCTCCCTTGATGTCACCTGTACATGTTTACATAACCCCTTAACTCAGCCCTTAGCATCAGAAGAGTGGAAAGACTGAGGCTATTGCCAGAAAATAGAAAAGCTCTTTTGTGAATTTGTGCGTGCAGGACATGGTGCAAAacagcacttttcttttttcattgcgTTTCCTATCAGTCCATTCTGCCTCCGGATTTGGGCATGGGGAAGCCCCTCTCCGCTGGCCTTCCTCCCTGCTTTTTTCATTCTCCTTGTTATCCCCCTGGGTCTCGTTATCCTTGTGCTCCACCCCAGGGTCCCTGCTATCAGCCACTGGTTCCATCCAGTCTCcaacacgtgtgtgtgtgtgtgtgtgtgtttgtgtgtgtgtgtttaggggaAGGGCTGGGATGTTCAGGTCCATCAGACTGGAACTCGAGAGCACTTTCTGATATTGACTGCACAACTACAGTGTGTATTTATCTAACCAGAGTCTTTTACTGGTCAAAGACTCCTTTCTACTAGCCTGGCTTGATGGGGTGGAAGGGTAAGCGCCTGCTCCAGTGAGCGGTGCAGCGGGAAAGAATCCTATCCCGTCACAGTTACACCAACACCCCTCCCCCACTGGAGCTAACCTGAatgagccactgttccctgcAGCACAGGAGCGGTCAGAGCCATGTACGTGCTCCTGTACACGCCCCAGTCTCTGTTGACACTGAGTACCTCAGAAGGCTGTCACTGTTCTGGAGGGGGAAACCTGCTTGTTCGCAGTCCCCAGTCTCTCCCAGGACCTTTGTGTTGACTCAGCATTGGAAGCGCTCTGTGCTCAGAGCTCTGTGCATCCCTATTCAGGCAGTGGGCTGGGGAGACAGCTGCTTGGGCTCTGCCAGTGGTGGGAAGGGGAGGTTTTTTCCAAGCCTGTCTATGTTCTACGTGCTCCCTGCCTGGCTTCTCTGGCTAGATCCTCCCTTCCCAAACAGTGAGGTCTTTCCCTGGGATCTTCAATTTTCCTACTAGGCTTCAGCTCTTCATTCTTCCTGCTGGGGCCCCCTAGAACCCTGTGTTATCCAGATGCTCCCTGTCCCAGGGATGAGGATGGGCGCTGAGGGCTGGGGGCAGATTACTGAGGGGTACAGGATTCTCCACGAGGCCAGTTAGCAGATTGGTATTGCAAGTGAAAAGCGTGCACATGTCTgagacaaaatgagaaaaatgagtatGAGGGAGTCTTTCACAAAgccaaatatattcattttataaaggcTATCTTTCATTGCTACCCATTACCTTTTCTGCTTGTGGGTGTGTGACAGTATTAGCTCTTTCATGATGCTATGAAGAGGGTAGAAAgtagtggttttgtttgtttgcatttctaCCCAACAAAATTTAAACTTGGCAATTCCAGTTTGGAATGTAAGatttttctttggaattttgTTGCCCTGTGAAACCTGTGAGATCCCAATGTCTGACAGTCACTGTTCCGAGCCACTCCTTCTAAGGTCTCTAATACCTAGATTCTGCTAACGCAGCAAATTAGAAAAGATGTTCACAGATCCCTAAGAGGGGCTCCACAGTGGCTACGGACATCGTTTTGTTTTCTATCCTCATCAAGACACCAGCCCAAGAGCAGTGAATTTCAAAGATGATCCCTGTTCCCAATGCTAATCATTAGGGACGTACTGTGAATACTCTTAGTTTGGAGTCAGTTTAAACAGAAAACCCAGCTCCAACTGGATTAGATCAAAAAGTGTTtttaagccaggcgcggtggctcacgcctgtaatcccagcactttgggaggctgaggtgggcggatcacctgaggtcaggagttctgactccatctctacagaaaatatgaaaattagccgggcatggtggcacttgcctataatcccagctacttgggaggatgaggcaggagaatcacttgaactcaggaggcggagcttgcttgcagtgagcagagttcgcgctactgcactccagcctgggtgacagagtgagacttcctctcaaaaaaaaaaaaaaaaagtttttaaaactcaCCAGCACTGGCTCATTGGCTCATGATAAATCCACAGGCACAGCTAGCTAAGGTATGGCTCAATTCTGGGCTCAAAAGATGCTACTAGGATCCATCTATAGGCTCTACTTTCCCCCGGATCAGCTCCATCCTGGGTCCATGGCAACTCCAGGCAGCACAGGCTCCCATCATTATGCAGCTTGGTCCAGCAGGAGGGAGTTCACTTACAAAAGTCCTGGGACAAAgataggcacagtggctcatgcttgtaatcccagcactttggggggccaaggcgggagaattgtatgaggccaggaatttaagaccagcctgggcaacaaagcgagaccttgtctctatttaaaacaatgcaaaacaaaacaaaagtcccAGGACAGGTCTTGATGGCCTGATTAGATTTATTAATGTCATGTGCTACTCCAGGAAAGGTGGCCTGCGTTAATGCCTTAGCCTAGGTCACTTGTCCTCCCCATAGAGCCTCGAGCCTAAAGCACAAGGGCTAAAAGTGAAAAAAGGTGATGTCCCCAAAGCAGGGGACAGTTACCACAAAAAGGTGGGGTAGTGAGAAGCAAGTATTGTTTGTTGTTCCTCCTAAGTATCTTTCAAATCAACCGCTTTGTCTCTCCTTACGTAGACACTATTTTGCAATTCTTGATTGGGCAATTTAGCAG is part of the Pan paniscus chromosome 13, NHGRI_mPanPan1-v2.0_pri, whole genome shotgun sequence genome and harbors:
- the INHA gene encoding inhibin alpha chain is translated as MVLHLLLFLLLTPQGGHSCQGLELARELVLAKVRALFLDALGPPAVTREGGDPGVRRLPRRHALGGFTHRGSEPEEEEDVSQAILFPATGASCEDKSAARGLAQEAEEGLFRYMFRPSQHTRSRQVTSAQLWFHTGLDRQGTAASNSSEPLLGLLALSPGGPVAVPMSLGHAPPRWAVLHLATSALSLLTHPVLVLLLHCPLCTCSARPEATPFLVAHTRTRPPSGGERARRSTPLMSWPWSPSALRLLQRPPEEPAAHANCHRVALNISFQELGWERWIVYPPSFIFHYCHGGCGLHIPPNLSLPVPGAPPTPAQPYSLLPGAQPCCAALPGTMRPLHVRTTSDGGYSFKYETVPNLLTQHCACI